A single region of the Podospora pseudopauciseta strain CBS 411.78 chromosome 1, whole genome shotgun sequence genome encodes:
- a CDS encoding hypothetical protein (EggNog:ENOG503PHMZ), whose product MRVSDFYDLNSYRVPLTVGCQISQCPLPLSTDTPKMNPHLYHLSEVSHSMVSSPCVAVWRYEADNWVLRTPSTDLSSFYALHYSTDPSCDSTDPICLPSQYYERNNTRSTGTHGEPSSAATFQPIIVHGHDNESLVRQYHQEPTLHHQHLMPPASHPHLSMGIQPALSPAPRPPGMSANYEGNPACEANWSADIDDHLNTSVTGLPSDIDTKGLLGCIRKMGRIWATVINYPDSTSTRCHTSAAAKITFFDVQSAQRFLASYGDESQAGGWLVKGRMARVRPNRIRVAQKETPRENTRVVVISGPAHFLEYRNLERVFVSHGIEFQMEEVVAHRHKVEGWATVELRFGSYRGQAAQVMMLVKRKLRAFGIGARYGRDPCGE is encoded by the exons ATGAGGGTCTCTGATTTCTACGATCTAAACAGCTACCGTGTGCCTTTGACCGTTGGTTGCCAGATCTCCCAATGTCCACTCCCGCTATCGACCGACACGCCCAAGATGAACCCCCATCTTTATCACCTCTCTGAAGTCAGCCACAGCATGGTCTCCAGTCCTTGCGTAGCGGTCTGGAGATATGAGGCTGATAACTGGGTCTTGAGGACTCCCTCAACAGACTTGTCATCATTCTATGCGCTTCAT TACTCAACCGATCCTAGCTGCGATAGCACCGACCCCATTTGCCTTCCGAGTCAGTATTATGAGCGCAACAACACCCGCTCTACAGGTACACACGGAGAACCAAGCAGTGCAGCCACTTTCCAACCCATCATTGTTCATGGTCATGATAACGAATCCCTCGTGAGACAGTACCACCAAGAACCGaccctccatcatcaacatctcATGCCACCTGCCAGTCATCCCCACCTCTCGATGGGCATTCAACCCGCCCTGTCTCCTGCACCTCGCCCGCCAGGAATGTCGGCGAATTACGAAGGAAATCCCGCCTGCGAGGCGAACTGGTCAGCAGATATAGATGACCACCTGAACACCTCG GTGACCGGGCTGCCATCCGACATCGATACCAAGGGTCTCCTAGGATGCATCCGCAAAATGGGTCGTATCTGGGCCACGGTCATTAACTACCCAGACTCTACTTCTACTCGATGTCACACTTCTGCCGCagcgaaaattactttctTCGATGTTCAATCAGCCCAGCGGTTTCTGGCCTCGTATGGCGATGAGAGTCAAGCTGGGGGCTGGCTGGTCAAGGGGAGAATGGCGCGCGTGAGGCCTAACCGGATCAGAGTGGCACAGAAAGAGACACCGAGAGAGAATACAAGGGTTGTTGTTATCAGTGGGCCGGCGCACTTTTTGGAGTACAGAAACCTGGAGAGAGTTTTTGTGTCTCACGGGATTGAGTTTCAGATGGAAGAGGTGGTTGCCCACCGCCATAAAGTTGAGGGATGGGCCACTGTAGAGCTTCGCTTTGGTTCTTACCGTGGACAGGCAGCTCAAGTTATGATGTTGGTGAAAAGGAAGTTGAGGGCTTTTGGGATAGGCGCGCGGTATGGGAGAGATCCGTGTGGTGAGTGA